The following are encoded in a window of bacterium genomic DNA:
- a CDS encoding efflux RND transporter periplasmic adaptor subunit, producing the protein MNLRRKSLRWVIALCLAFAAGYGLRAAEKGAALLSKELPSSHQNSHPGEEGLYVCPMMHIAPTQKAGQCPVCGMDLVRVSGATQGEEGARGTVRLSREAARLAQVQVTAVERRPVRQELRLFGQIDYDPAHLSYVSAYMPGVVNRVFVERAGVSVRWGQPLLDFYSSELYATEQQLFEAAQVIPGLLAFREGTPHVARKGEVEARGTTDEATRQEALRKMAAIRHKLRILGLSKRDIDELQQRSEPTGIATLTAPRAGVVIRQNVTEGLYVNTGTILMVIADPKYIWLRLDAYEADLPWIRNGQEVEFQVEAFPGEKFRGRITYIDPIFNPKTRTTTVGVIVPDTGRLRPEMIARATLFSELDLDPTGSSLAKDSRRPPLAIPSSAALITGKRALVYVAVPGQEWTYEAREVVLGPKGRDYVVVREGLEEGELVVTNGTFKIDSASQILAKPSMMNLSPRKPDS; encoded by the coding sequence ATGAACCTTCGGAGAAAATCCCTGAGATGGGTCATTGCCCTGTGCCTGGCTTTTGCAGCTGGTTATGGACTGCGTGCTGCTGAAAAAGGGGCTGCTTTGCTCTCCAAGGAGCTGCCTTCCTCCCATCAGAATTCCCATCCCGGGGAAGAAGGGCTCTACGTCTGCCCCATGATGCACATAGCTCCCACCCAAAAGGCGGGACAGTGCCCGGTGTGCGGCATGGATCTGGTGAGGGTCTCTGGCGCAACGCAAGGAGAGGAGGGGGCAAGGGGTACGGTAAGGCTTTCCAGAGAAGCGGCCAGACTGGCACAGGTCCAGGTGACAGCAGTTGAGAGAAGGCCGGTCAGGCAGGAGCTGCGCCTTTTTGGTCAGATAGATTATGATCCGGCACACCTTAGCTATGTGAGCGCTTACATGCCAGGTGTGGTCAACAGGGTCTTTGTTGAGAGGGCTGGGGTCTCGGTGCGGTGGGGACAGCCTCTACTGGATTTCTATTCCTCGGAGCTTTATGCCACAGAACAGCAGCTTTTCGAGGCGGCCCAGGTGATCCCGGGTCTTCTGGCCTTCAGGGAGGGCACTCCCCATGTGGCCCGGAAGGGGGAGGTGGAGGCCAGGGGGACCACAGATGAAGCAACCAGACAGGAGGCTCTCAGGAAGATGGCGGCCATCCGCCACAAGCTCAGGATCCTGGGGCTCTCCAAACGGGACATAGACGAATTGCAGCAGAGGTCTGAGCCCACAGGCATAGCCACCTTGACCGCGCCCAGAGCCGGAGTGGTGATCCGTCAGAATGTCACCGAAGGGCTTTACGTGAACACAGGAACAATTCTCATGGTCATAGCAGATCCTAAGTACATATGGTTGAGGCTGGATGCTTACGAGGCGGACCTGCCCTGGATAAGAAACGGCCAGGAGGTGGAGTTCCAGGTGGAGGCTTTTCCAGGGGAGAAGTTTCGAGGTCGGATAACCTACATAGATCCCATATTCAATCCCAAGACCCGTACGACCACGGTGGGGGTCATAGTGCCTGACACGGGCAGGCTTCGTCCCGAGATGATAGCCAGAGCCACCTTGTTCTCGGAATTGGACTTGGATCCCACCGGATCCAGCCTGGCAAAGGATTCAAGGCGGCCCCCCTTGGCCATTCCTTCCTCTGCGGCCTTGATCACCGGAAAAAGGGCACTGGTTTATGTGGCCGTGCCGGGCCAGGAATGGACATACGAGGCCAGGGAGGTGGTTTTGGGCCCCAAGGGGCGTGATTACGTGGTGGTCAGAGAGGGGCTTGAGGAGGGGGAGCTGGTAGTTACCAATGGCACCTTCAAAATAGACAGTGCTTCCCAGATCCTGGCTAAGCCCAGCATGATGAACCTATCTCCTAGGAAGCCAGATAGCTGA
- a CDS encoding response regulator transcription factor: MRVLLVEENQVFRKNFKAVLCARFPGMQIQEAWSPHQATQMLEAQEVDLAFVDIQFSEGSGLDLSRRIKSMWPCCSVVMVGPHDLPEYREAAEKSGASSFMCKDKTDLSEIEKLVKYLCSNWEEKHTP; this comes from the coding sequence TTGAGAGTCTTGTTGGTGGAAGAGAATCAGGTTTTCAGAAAGAACTTCAAGGCAGTGCTTTGTGCCAGGTTCCCAGGCATGCAGATTCAGGAAGCCTGGAGCCCCCATCAGGCCACGCAGATGCTTGAGGCCCAGGAGGTGGATTTGGCATTTGTGGATATTCAGTTTTCCGAGGGAAGCGGCCTGGATCTCTCCAGAAGAATCAAATCCATGTGGCCCTGCTGCTCTGTGGTCATGGTGGGTCCCCACGATCTTCCGGAGTACAGGGAAGCAGCCGAGAAGTCGGGGGCTAGCTCTTTTATGTGCAAAGACAAGACAGATCTGTCCGAGATAGAGAAACTTGTGAAGTACCTGTGTTCCAACTGGGAAGAAAAGCACACACCATGA
- a CDS encoding efflux RND transporter permease subunit, whose translation MENLAGRSPIQSLIRLCLERPGVVLAVLVMACGLGVSFAPFDWELAGLPRFPVPVDAIPDVGENQQIIFTEWPGRSPQDVENQVSYPLTSALLGMPRVKSIRCTSMFGFSMVYVIFEDGADFYWCRSRVLEKLNSLAPGTLPQGVQPTLGPDATALGQVFWYTLEGRDPGGRPTGGWDLQELRSIQDWQVRFSLLSAEGVSEVASVGGFVKEYQVDLDPALLRARGVSLEEVVAALQRANQEIGARTMEVNRVDYVVRGLGFVKDPRELAEALIRVNEGVPLLVRHVGQVTLGPAARSGILDKEGAEVVGGVVVVRHGENPLRVIKNLRLKIEEISPSLPRKTLSDGTLSQVRIVPFYDRTDLIKETLWTLHDALLQQALVVMVVILALVGHLRSALLVCSVLPLAVLLCFVGMKLLGVEANIVALSGIAIAIGTLGDMGIIVTENILRHLEASGPGEDRKALIMKAASEVGGAVVTAMAATIVSFLPIFALTGPEGKLFRPLAMTKTMVLAASMLVAVTVIPVGAKLLLHQRLERWAKSNLFLEGLAWMGVLVALLWSPWLGGAMVLLGAWGLVQGRVSRGARAWSSQAARWALAIGFLLLLSSHWLPLGPEGGIGRNLLFALAFLGGALALVVSVQRWYPWILSWCLQHKAAFLCIPGAIVILGLTIWLGFPRLFGWIPSWLMRTGPVSYLAHLFPGVGKEFMPFLDEGSFLYMPTAMPHASLAELLEILQLQDRSIKAIPEVDLVVGKLGRAESALDPAPLSMVETLIQYKPQHLKDARGNILTFRYEKQELDLVRDLEGRPLAAPDGLPYLVRGRFVRDEGGNLIAEKGGKPFRLWRPPLDPELNPGRQFWPGIRDTEDIWGEIVRAADVPGVTMAPKLQPIAARMVMLQSGIRASMGIRVKGPDLGSIEQACWLLEQAVREVPSVDSRSVIADRIMGVPYLEVRPDRAAMAQYGVDLQQLLDVLDVAVGGRKVTSTVEGRERYPVRLRYMRELRDDPDALGRVLVPTLGGAQVPLGQMAEIRFSPGPQMIRSEDTFLVGYLLFDRKAGFAEGDVFQHVQDYLRWRMDTGGLVLPTGVSISMTGNYENQVRAWNTLLLVVPLALMVILVILQLQFSSLAMSSLVFCCIFVNWAGAFVLIWLYSQPWFVDFSFLGNSMREIFQVHPLNLSVAVWVGFIALFGVSSDDGVVMGTYLTKSFEARRPTSIPQVREAVLEAGRRRIRPCMMTMATTLLALLPVLSSKGRGADLILPMAIPSVGGLAVEMITMLIVPVVYCWFQEKKLARIVKE comes from the coding sequence ATGGAGAACCTCGCAGGACGCTCGCCCATTCAGAGTCTGATCAGGCTGTGCCTGGAAAGACCGGGGGTGGTGCTGGCCGTGCTGGTAATGGCCTGTGGGCTCGGGGTGAGCTTCGCCCCCTTTGACTGGGAGCTGGCCGGGCTGCCCCGTTTTCCTGTGCCTGTGGATGCCATCCCTGATGTGGGGGAGAATCAACAGATCATTTTCACCGAATGGCCGGGCCGCTCTCCCCAAGATGTGGAGAACCAGGTCTCATATCCCCTCACATCCGCCCTCCTGGGCATGCCCAGGGTCAAGAGCATTCGATGTACATCCATGTTCGGTTTTTCCATGGTTTATGTCATCTTCGAGGACGGAGCCGACTTCTACTGGTGCCGGAGCCGCGTCTTGGAAAAGCTCAACAGTCTTGCTCCAGGTACACTGCCCCAAGGTGTTCAGCCCACCCTGGGGCCTGATGCCACTGCTCTAGGGCAGGTTTTTTGGTACACCCTGGAGGGTAGAGACCCTGGAGGGCGTCCAACAGGGGGCTGGGACCTTCAGGAACTTCGTTCCATCCAGGACTGGCAGGTGAGGTTTTCACTGCTGTCTGCTGAGGGAGTCAGCGAGGTGGCCTCGGTGGGAGGCTTTGTTAAGGAATACCAGGTGGATTTGGATCCAGCTCTGCTGAGGGCCCGGGGTGTGAGCCTGGAGGAAGTTGTGGCTGCACTTCAGAGGGCCAATCAGGAAATAGGGGCCCGCACCATGGAGGTGAACCGTGTGGATTACGTGGTGAGGGGGCTCGGGTTTGTGAAGGATCCAAGAGAGCTGGCCGAGGCCTTGATTAGGGTAAATGAAGGGGTGCCTCTGCTGGTGCGTCATGTGGGTCAGGTCACTCTGGGGCCGGCCGCCCGTTCGGGTATTTTGGACAAAGAAGGGGCTGAGGTCGTGGGCGGGGTTGTGGTGGTGCGCCACGGTGAGAACCCCCTCAGGGTAATAAAAAACCTGAGGCTCAAGATAGAGGAGATATCCCCGTCTCTCCCACGAAAGACTCTTTCAGACGGCACCTTAAGCCAGGTCAGAATAGTGCCTTTTTATGATCGCACAGATCTCATAAAGGAGACCCTTTGGACCCTCCATGATGCCTTGCTCCAGCAAGCCCTGGTGGTAATGGTGGTGATCCTGGCACTGGTGGGACACCTAAGAAGTGCGCTGCTTGTTTGCTCGGTGTTGCCTCTGGCAGTGCTGCTTTGCTTTGTGGGTATGAAGCTTTTGGGGGTTGAGGCCAACATAGTGGCCCTGAGTGGCATAGCCATAGCCATAGGAACCTTGGGGGACATGGGGATCATAGTCACGGAAAACATCTTGCGCCATCTGGAGGCGTCTGGGCCTGGAGAAGACCGAAAGGCTCTCATCATGAAGGCAGCCTCAGAGGTGGGAGGGGCGGTGGTGACAGCCATGGCAGCCACCATCGTCAGCTTTCTGCCCATCTTTGCCCTGACAGGGCCCGAGGGGAAACTGTTTCGTCCCCTGGCCATGACCAAGACCATGGTTCTGGCCGCATCCATGCTGGTGGCAGTGACCGTCATCCCAGTGGGAGCAAAGCTGCTTCTGCACCAGAGGCTGGAGAGATGGGCCAAGAGCAATCTTTTCCTGGAGGGGCTTGCGTGGATGGGAGTCTTGGTGGCTCTGCTTTGGAGCCCGTGGCTGGGAGGGGCCATGGTCCTTCTGGGGGCATGGGGTCTTGTTCAAGGGAGAGTTTCCAGGGGGGCCAGGGCCTGGAGTTCTCAGGCTGCCAGATGGGCCCTGGCCATAGGTTTTCTGTTGCTCCTTTCTTCTCATTGGCTTCCTTTGGGACCAGAAGGAGGCATAGGGAGAAACCTGCTTTTTGCTCTGGCCTTCTTGGGTGGGGCCTTGGCCTTGGTGGTTTCGGTCCAGAGGTGGTACCCCTGGATTCTGAGTTGGTGTCTGCAGCACAAGGCTGCTTTCTTGTGTATTCCAGGGGCAATAGTGATTCTGGGTCTGACCATCTGGCTGGGTTTTCCAAGGCTTTTCGGGTGGATTCCATCTTGGCTCATGCGCACGGGACCTGTTTCTTATTTGGCCCATCTATTCCCGGGTGTGGGCAAGGAATTCATGCCTTTTTTGGATGAAGGCTCATTTTTGTACATGCCTACGGCCATGCCCCACGCATCCCTGGCAGAACTCTTGGAGATCCTCCAATTACAGGACCGCAGCATAAAGGCCATACCAGAGGTGGATCTGGTGGTGGGAAAGCTGGGCAGAGCCGAATCGGCTCTGGATCCGGCTCCTCTTTCCATGGTGGAGACCCTCATCCAGTACAAGCCCCAGCACTTGAAAGACGCCAGGGGGAACATTTTGACTTTCAGGTATGAAAAGCAAGAACTGGATCTGGTGCGAGACCTGGAAGGACGGCCTCTGGCAGCTCCCGATGGCCTGCCCTACCTGGTGCGAGGAAGGTTTGTGAGGGACGAGGGGGGAAATCTAATTGCCGAGAAAGGTGGCAAACCTTTCAGACTCTGGAGACCGCCTTTGGACCCGGAGCTGAACCCAGGCCGCCAGTTCTGGCCCGGAATAAGAGACACCGAAGACATCTGGGGCGAGATAGTGCGTGCAGCCGATGTACCTGGGGTGACCATGGCCCCCAAGCTCCAACCCATAGCTGCCCGCATGGTCATGTTACAAAGCGGCATAAGGGCATCCATGGGCATCAGGGTGAAGGGTCCGGATTTGGGCAGCATAGAGCAAGCTTGTTGGCTATTGGAGCAGGCCGTCAGGGAGGTCCCCTCCGTAGATTCCCGCTCCGTGATAGCGGATCGCATCATGGGGGTGCCCTATCTGGAAGTCAGGCCCGATCGTGCTGCCATGGCCCAGTACGGGGTGGACCTCCAGCAGCTCCTGGATGTGCTGGATGTGGCCGTGGGAGGACGCAAGGTCACAAGCACGGTGGAGGGGAGGGAAAGATACCCTGTCAGGTTGAGATACATGAGGGAACTCAGGGATGATCCTGATGCCTTGGGGAGGGTGCTGGTCCCTACCTTGGGGGGAGCCCAGGTTCCTTTGGGCCAGATGGCCGAGATCAGATTCTCTCCTGGACCTCAAATGATCCGAAGCGAAGATACATTCCTGGTGGGGTACCTGCTATTTGATAGAAAGGCCGGATTCGCAGAGGGTGACGTGTTCCAGCATGTGCAGGACTATCTCAGGTGGAGGATGGACACCGGAGGCCTGGTACTTCCAACAGGGGTCAGCATTTCCATGACCGGAAACTATGAAAACCAGGTGAGGGCCTGGAACACACTCCTTTTGGTCGTGCCTTTGGCCTTGATGGTGATCCTGGTGATACTGCAGCTTCAGTTCTCATCCCTGGCCATGAGCAGTCTTGTTTTTTGTTGCATCTTCGTGAACTGGGCCGGGGCGTTTGTTCTCATCTGGCTATATTCACAGCCCTGGTTTGTGGATTTCAGCTTCCTGGGGAACTCCATGAGGGAAATCTTCCAGGTTCACCCCCTGAATCTGAGTGTGGCTGTATGGGTTGGTTTCATAGCATTGTTCGGCGTATCCTCGGACGACGGGGTGGTCATGGGTACGTACCTGACCAAGAGCTTTGAAGCAAGACGTCCTACCAGCATCCCCCAGGTCAGGGAGGCGGTGCTGGAAGCCGGCAGACGCAGAATAAGGCCCTGCATGATGACCATGGCCACCACATTGTTGGCCCTTCTACCGGTGCTGAGCTCCAAGGGAAGAGGCGCGGACCTGATACTTCCCATGGCCATACCTTCTGTGGGGGGGCTGGCTGTGGAGATGATTACCATGTTGATAGTGCCCGTGGTTTACTGCTGGTTCCAAGAGAAAAAACTGGCCCGCATTGTTAAGGAATAG
- a CDS encoding multicopper oxidase domain-containing protein: MGERKPMRMLLVLVAAWAVLWAPGAWAKILGIQDTSFELVAKQDRITLGDGDSMLMWGYAPGSGARMQYPGPTLILNQGDTVTVTLKNSLPASAGNVSIVFPGHEVSSSGGVEGVLTREAPPDGTTTVTYTFTAASPGTYVYHSGTRPDLQVEMGLLGVIIVRPSGPSPNSECPPVPDGHNTGPDSSLCVGTKFAYEHEDTAYDREFLLLMTDMDPRVHRLVELGKLDKVDTTEFFQTVWFLNGRNFPDTLANAQVPWLPTQPYNALALMHPGERLLLRVVTLGRDPHPLHFHGNHVRVIARDGRLLSSGGGNGPDLSFERYTVVVNPGQTVDAIFQWTGALMGWDIYGHAPGDDLAPYEYLADHGVNFPVILPSRDDVVFGQFYSGSPFMGGEGSLPPEHSGLNVGGGFFYMWHSHTEKELSNNNIFPGGLITMLGVVPWNVPLPAE, encoded by the coding sequence ATGGGAGAGAGGAAACCGATGAGGATGCTTCTGGTGCTGGTGGCAGCCTGGGCCGTCTTGTGGGCACCAGGGGCTTGGGCCAAGATCCTGGGGATCCAGGACACCAGCTTCGAGCTTGTGGCCAAGCAGGACAGGATTACCCTGGGGGACGGAGATTCCATGCTGATGTGGGGCTATGCCCCAGGCAGCGGAGCCCGGATGCAGTATCCAGGCCCTACACTGATCTTGAACCAGGGGGACACGGTCACCGTGACCCTCAAGAATTCACTTCCAGCTTCTGCGGGAAACGTTTCCATAGTTTTTCCGGGCCATGAAGTTAGTAGTTCGGGGGGTGTTGAAGGGGTCCTGACCAGGGAGGCCCCGCCTGATGGCACCACCACGGTCACCTATACCTTCACCGCTGCAAGCCCGGGAACCTATGTGTACCACAGCGGCACCCGGCCGGATCTTCAGGTGGAGATGGGGCTTCTGGGAGTGATCATAGTGAGGCCCTCTGGCCCTTCTCCCAACTCCGAGTGCCCTCCAGTGCCCGATGGTCATAACACGGGGCCAGACTCAAGCCTCTGTGTGGGAACCAAGTTCGCCTATGAGCATGAGGACACGGCTTATGACAGAGAGTTCTTGCTTCTCATGACGGACATGGATCCCAGGGTGCACAGGCTGGTGGAGCTGGGTAAGCTGGACAAGGTGGACACAACGGAGTTTTTCCAAACAGTTTGGTTTTTGAATGGCCGGAATTTTCCAGACACACTGGCCAATGCACAGGTGCCCTGGCTGCCCACACAACCTTACAATGCCCTGGCACTAATGCATCCCGGGGAGCGCTTGCTTCTGAGAGTCGTGACATTGGGAAGAGATCCCCATCCCCTTCATTTTCACGGAAACCACGTGAGGGTCATTGCCAGAGACGGAAGGCTTCTTAGCAGCGGGGGAGGAAACGGCCCGGACCTTTCCTTTGAGCGTTATACGGTGGTGGTCAACCCGGGCCAGACAGTGGATGCCATATTTCAATGGACAGGGGCCCTCATGGGATGGGACATATATGGTCACGCCCCTGGGGATGATTTGGCACCCTACGAGTACCTGGCGGATCATGGTGTGAACTTTCCTGTGATCCTGCCGTCCAGAGATGACGTGGTATTCGGGCAGTTTTATAGCGGGAGCCCCTTTATGGGGGGAGAAGGTTCCCTGCCCCCAGAGCACTCGGGGCTCAACGTGGGGGGAGGCTTCTTCTACATGTGGCACTCACACACGGAGAAAGAGCTTAGCAACAACAACATCTTTCCAGGGGGGCTCATCACCATGCTTGGTGTGGTCCCATGGAATGTGCCATTACCTGCGGAGTGA
- a CDS encoding multicopper oxidase domain-containing protein: MKPRSALGIAAFLLTGIFAAAWPAQAQLNLMVQCPEDTDGVDADGDGNPANDIVCKHITAGDGFATMADGTVLYTFGFSEVPETVPPDQVFAQRQVVAEVPGPTIVLREGQELYLNLTNVGMINRPDLFDTHSVHWHGIPNSGSIFDGLPESAPTVRIGATFPYYYSTQGKEGTYFYHCHVEVVEHMQMGMIAHIYVLPRQDQNTALKNSGDPPFVGFAYNDGDGSTGYHVSKALQLAGFDSRFHQQHIAIQNLPFAELDDDYHFINGRGYPDSINPNPLGASPENNYHLSQPMDSRIQANQGERILLRIHNISTTHLFTVRALGLPMRIVGLDAKLLRNASRDLFYETSSLTIGGGQAADVIIDTSDVSPGTYFFYTTNLDDLINGPEERGGMMTEIVICPASG; this comes from the coding sequence ATGAAGCCAAGAAGTGCACTGGGGATAGCGGCTTTTCTCCTCACGGGGATCTTTGCCGCTGCCTGGCCTGCCCAGGCGCAGCTTAACCTGATGGTTCAGTGCCCTGAGGACACAGACGGAGTGGATGCGGACGGAGATGGCAACCCTGCCAATGACATAGTGTGCAAGCACATCACCGCAGGTGATGGTTTTGCCACCATGGCCGACGGGACGGTGCTCTATACCTTCGGTTTTTCGGAGGTGCCCGAGACGGTTCCACCCGATCAGGTATTTGCCCAGAGGCAGGTGGTGGCTGAGGTTCCTGGGCCCACCATTGTTCTCAGGGAAGGCCAGGAGCTTTACCTGAACCTGACCAACGTGGGAATGATCAACAGACCTGATCTTTTCGATACCCACTCTGTGCACTGGCACGGCATACCTAACTCGGGATCCATCTTTGACGGGCTTCCGGAAAGCGCCCCCACGGTGAGAATCGGGGCCACCTTCCCCTACTACTACTCCACCCAAGGCAAAGAGGGCACTTACTTTTATCATTGCCACGTGGAGGTGGTGGAACACATGCAGATGGGCATGATAGCCCATATCTATGTTCTGCCAAGACAAGACCAGAACACTGCTCTGAAGAACTCGGGGGATCCGCCTTTCGTAGGTTTTGCATACAACGACGGGGATGGATCCACAGGTTACCATGTGAGCAAGGCCCTGCAGCTGGCAGGCTTTGACTCTAGGTTCCACCAGCAGCACATAGCCATTCAGAATCTGCCCTTCGCGGAACTCGACGACGACTACCACTTCATAAATGGAAGGGGCTACCCTGACTCCATCAATCCCAATCCTTTGGGAGCCAGCCCAGAGAACAACTATCACCTTTCCCAGCCAATGGACTCCAGGATCCAGGCCAACCAGGGGGAGAGGATACTTCTGAGGATTCACAACATAAGCACCACGCATCTGTTCACCGTGAGGGCCTTGGGTCTTCCCATGAGGATTGTGGGGCTGGATGCCAAACTGCTCAGGAACGCAAGCCGTGACCTTTTCTATGAAACCAGCTCCCTGACCATAGGTGGAGGCCAGGCTGCAGACGTGATCATAGATACCTCGGATGTGAGTCCCGGCACCTATTTCTTCTACACCACAAACCTGGATGACCTCATAAACGGCCCAGAGGAGCGGGGCGGCATGATGACCGAGATCGTGATCTGCCCTGCTTCAGGATGA
- a CDS encoding response regulator transcription factor — protein sequence MESKKASVLIAEDHTILRDGLRALLCASEEFQVVGEASDGAQAIRTAVSLQPRLVLLDISMPGMNGLEALKEIKRQCPGTKVVVLTVHSAEEYVLAALKAGADGYILKDASSTELLLALKNIMAGKPYLSPGIAEKVIGGYLDGRKTLKPLSAWETLTDRERQVLKLIAEGKTNKEIADYLYISPKTVEKHRANLMRKLDLHNASAVTAFAIEKGLVEKL from the coding sequence GTGGAGTCAAAGAAGGCTTCGGTGCTCATTGCAGAGGACCACACCATCTTGAGAGATGGGCTAAGGGCCCTTTTGTGTGCCTCTGAGGAATTTCAGGTGGTGGGAGAAGCCTCGGACGGCGCTCAGGCCATAAGAACGGCCGTTTCCTTGCAACCCCGACTGGTGCTTCTCGACATTTCCATGCCAGGGATGAACGGCCTCGAGGCCCTCAAGGAGATCAAAAGACAGTGTCCTGGAACCAAAGTAGTAGTTTTGACTGTGCACAGCGCCGAGGAATATGTGTTGGCTGCTCTCAAGGCCGGGGCCGATGGATATATTTTGAAGGATGCCAGTTCCACGGAACTGCTTTTGGCCCTCAAGAACATAATGGCCGGCAAACCCTATCTGAGCCCCGGCATAGCTGAGAAGGTCATAGGCGGGTATCTGGACGGAAGAAAAACGCTAAAGCCCCTGAGCGCCTGGGAGACCCTGACCGACAGGGAAAGACAGGTCCTGAAACTCATCGCAGAGGGTAAAACCAACAAGGAGATTGCCGACTACCTTTACATCAGCCCCAAGACCGTGGAGAAGCACAGGGCCAATCTCATGAGAAAATTGGATCTTCACAATGCCTCTGCTGTGACCGCCTTTGCCATAGAAAAGGGCCTGGTGGAAAAACTCTGA